A single window of Penaeus chinensis breed Huanghai No. 1 chromosome 9, ASM1920278v2, whole genome shotgun sequence DNA harbors:
- the LOC125029201 gene encoding pre-mRNA-splicing factor CWC25-like isoform X2 — MFGVRWTPAALFLLLSCAGVLAGTVPSDRRDEDVVPVGVAPEASAISEASGTSEVSEASGTSEVSEASLATPGESQQVSAAVVEGDLSTSASGFGKDYKDHRGYKGSYFDKAGYKGHKGYKANKGYKGKHYGDHGKANYKGYHDKHGKNYKGHHDKHRYFGDSNKGQKGKKGHQYGSKGHHNKGHKDKTNSLYNGARFLNRRLLEKLPDSSPYGNPSRHWRKQTRVRERKERRRRRDYRSLPDKRQRSRQRKRERDHRSKRSLENKNRRNKKQGRGYPCRGKTLVKAKKYLTACDGRQARKARHTSKKLRDARESNRSRRRRRGLDYLRRRERRRSVAKSRGRRESSRDRKRRQKNRKSLEKRERRKRDKDVRRRNRRHVERKPERRSQRPRRRRNERRNRGKRLKESDKRRGRRSKSRDRKNKSVERRERRQERRKREERRKKNKYQSRASRRRRETSKSNRRRKRETTRYSKRRKGGKHHDKYGKKGHYEKGKYHDVREGHKGHYGDKGHHGHKSSYGKKGGHEGSYGHDDYYKGRDDHGRGGYGHDDYQGYGHGLGNDDHGHSHHGSYGSHSSVNPVTSSAAARPAPASLSYRSSPAAIYPSPAASLSPSLVAPPPPAAVLPPAQRARHAPHTFETFGDFARFS, encoded by the exons ATGTTCGGCGTCAGATGG ACTCCCGCCGcgctcttcctcctgctttcctGCGCGGGGGTTCTGGCGGGCACCGTGCCGTCAGACCGCAGAGACGAGGACGTCGTGCCCGTTGGTGTCGCCCCGGAAGCCTCGGCGATTTCGGAAGCCTCGGGAACTTCAGAAGTCTCGGAAGCCTCGGGAACTTCAGAAGTCTCGGAAGCCTCTCTGGCGACGCCGGGGGAGAGCCAGCAGGTTTCCGCGGCAGTGGTTGAGGGCGATCTGAGCACCTCCGCTTCGG GCTTCGGCAAGGACTACAAAGACCACAGAGGCTACAAGGGAAGCTACTTCGATAAAGCAGGCTACAAGGGACACAAGGGCTACAAAGCAAACAAAGGCTACAAAGGAAAACATTATGGCGACCACGGGAAAGCAAATTACAAG GGGTACCACGACAAGCACGGGAAGAATTACAAAGGCCATCATGACAAGCACAGATATTTTGGCGATTCCAATAAAGgtcagaaggggaagaaaggtcaCCAGTATGGATCCAAGGGCCATCACAACAAAGGTCATAAAGATAAG ACTAATAGTTTGTATAATGGAGCTAGATTCCTGAACCGTAGATTATTAGAGAAATTACCAGACAGTTCACCGTACGGCAATCCATCACGTCACTGGAGAAAACAAACTAGggtcagagagaggaaagaaaggagacggaggagggattACAGGAGTCTCCCCGACAAGAGGCAACGTTCgaggcaaagaaaacgagaaagggacCACAGATCAAAGAGGAGCTTAGAGAATAAAAATCGTCGTAACAAAAAACAAGGGAGAGGTTATCCATGTAGAGGTAAGACGCTGGTAAAAGCCAAGAAATATCTAACAGCGTGCGACGGCAGACAAGCGAGAAAGGCCCGCCATACTTCAAAGAAACTCCGGGATGCCAGAGAAAGTAACCGCTCACGTAGAAGGCGCAGAGGTTTAGACTATTTGCGAAGACGTGAGCGACGGCGGTCAGTTGCCAAATCAAGGGGACGAAGAGAGTCGTCGAGAGACAGAAAACGTAGACAGAAGAACCGGAAATcactggaaaagagagagagacgaaagagagacaaagacgttaggaggaggaacagaagacacGTCGAAAGGAAACCGGAAAGAAGGTCGCAAAGGCCCCGCAGACggagaaacgagagaaggaacagaggaaaACGTCTCAAAGAAAGtgacaagaggagggggaggagatcaaAATCTAGGGACCGTAAGAACAAGagcgtagagagaagagagagaaggcaggaaagaaggaaaagggaggagagaaggaaaaagaataaatatcagTCTAGGGCGTCACGGAGGAGACGAGAAACAAGCAAGAGTAACAGACGTAGGAAAAGGGAAACGACAAGATATTCTAAACGCCGAAAG GGCGGAAAACACCACGACAAGTATGGCAAAAAAGGGCACTACGAGAAGGGCAAGTACCACGACGTCCGCGAGGGCCACAAGGGCCACTACGGCGACAAAGGCCACCATGGACACAAGAGCTCCTACGGCAAGAAGGGAGGACACGAGGGAAGCTACGGCCACGACGACTACTATAAAGGACGCGACGACCATGGACGAGGAGGCTATGGTCATGACGACTACCAGGGCTACGGTCACGGCCTTGGAAACGACGACCATG ggcACAGCCACCACGGCAGCTACGGGTCCCACTCCAGCGTCAATCCCGTCACGTCTTCTGCGGCCGCTCGCCCTGCACCAGCCAGCTTGTCGTACCGATCTTCTCCTGCTGCGATCTACCCTTCCCctgctgcctccctctccccgtccttggtagctcctcctccccctgctgcAGTCTTGCCCCCGGCACAGAGGGCAAGGCACGCCCCGCACACCTTCGAGACCTTCGGAGACTTCGCCAGATTCTCGTAG
- the LOC125029201 gene encoding serine/threonine-protein kinase PRP4 homolog isoform X3: MFGVRWTPAALFLLLSCAGVLAGTVPSDRRDEDVVPVGVAPEASAISEASGTSEVSEASGTSEVSEASLATPGESQQVSAAVVEGDLSTSASGFGKDYKDHRGYKGSYFDKAGYKGHKGYKANKGYKGKHYGDHGKANYKGYHDKHGKNYKGHHDKHRYFGDSNKGQKGKKGHQYGSKGHHNKGHKDKGYKNVYHKEEYHRSKKFYDDKDTKKYHNKYDDHDSYYKGHKGKEYEGNQYKTNSLYNGARFLNRRLLEKLPDSSPYGNPSRHWRKQTRVRERKERRRRRDYRSLPDKRQRSRQRKRERDHRSKRSLENKNRRNKKQGRGYPCRGKTLVKAKKYLTACDGRQARKARHTSKKLRDARESNRSRRRRRGLDYLRRRERRRSVAKSRGRRESSRDRKRRQKNRKSLEKRERRKRDKDVRRRNRRHVERKPERRSQRPRRRRNERRNRGKRLKESDKRRGRRSKSRDRKNKSVERRERRQERRKREERRKKNKYQSRASRRRRETSKSNRRRKRETTRYSKRRKGGKHHDKYGKKGHYEKGKYHDVREGHKGHYGDKGHHGHKSSYGKKGGHEGSYGHDDYYKGRDDHGRGGYGHDDYQGYGHGLGNDDHVSTAGNTAVCKESGYKKCPRGAYKCCCYGG; the protein is encoded by the exons ATGTTCGGCGTCAGATGG ACTCCCGCCGcgctcttcctcctgctttcctGCGCGGGGGTTCTGGCGGGCACCGTGCCGTCAGACCGCAGAGACGAGGACGTCGTGCCCGTTGGTGTCGCCCCGGAAGCCTCGGCGATTTCGGAAGCCTCGGGAACTTCAGAAGTCTCGGAAGCCTCGGGAACTTCAGAAGTCTCGGAAGCCTCTCTGGCGACGCCGGGGGAGAGCCAGCAGGTTTCCGCGGCAGTGGTTGAGGGCGATCTGAGCACCTCCGCTTCGG GCTTCGGCAAGGACTACAAAGACCACAGAGGCTACAAGGGAAGCTACTTCGATAAAGCAGGCTACAAGGGACACAAGGGCTACAAAGCAAACAAAGGCTACAAAGGAAAACATTATGGCGACCACGGGAAAGCAAATTACAAG GGGTACCACGACAAGCACGGGAAGAATTACAAAGGCCATCATGACAAGCACAGATATTTTGGCGATTCCAATAAAGgtcagaaggggaagaaaggtcaCCAGTATGGATCCAAGGGCCATCACAACAAAGGTCATAAAGATAAG GGGTACAAGAATGTGTACCACAAAGAGGAGTATCATCGCAGCAAGAAGTTCTACGATGATAAGGATACCAAAAAGTACCACAACAAATACGACGATCATGATAGCTACTACAAAGGGCATAAGGGGAAGGAATACGAAGGAAATCAGTACAAG ACTAATAGTTTGTATAATGGAGCTAGATTCCTGAACCGTAGATTATTAGAGAAATTACCAGACAGTTCACCGTACGGCAATCCATCACGTCACTGGAGAAAACAAACTAGggtcagagagaggaaagaaaggagacggaggagggattACAGGAGTCTCCCCGACAAGAGGCAACGTTCgaggcaaagaaaacgagaaagggacCACAGATCAAAGAGGAGCTTAGAGAATAAAAATCGTCGTAACAAAAAACAAGGGAGAGGTTATCCATGTAGAGGTAAGACGCTGGTAAAAGCCAAGAAATATCTAACAGCGTGCGACGGCAGACAAGCGAGAAAGGCCCGCCATACTTCAAAGAAACTCCGGGATGCCAGAGAAAGTAACCGCTCACGTAGAAGGCGCAGAGGTTTAGACTATTTGCGAAGACGTGAGCGACGGCGGTCAGTTGCCAAATCAAGGGGACGAAGAGAGTCGTCGAGAGACAGAAAACGTAGACAGAAGAACCGGAAATcactggaaaagagagagagacgaaagagagacaaagacgttaggaggaggaacagaagacacGTCGAAAGGAAACCGGAAAGAAGGTCGCAAAGGCCCCGCAGACggagaaacgagagaaggaacagaggaaaACGTCTCAAAGAAAGtgacaagaggagggggaggagatcaaAATCTAGGGACCGTAAGAACAAGagcgtagagagaagagagagaaggcaggaaagaaggaaaagggaggagagaaggaaaaagaataaatatcagTCTAGGGCGTCACGGAGGAGACGAGAAACAAGCAAGAGTAACAGACGTAGGAAAAGGGAAACGACAAGATATTCTAAACGCCGAAAG GGCGGAAAACACCACGACAAGTATGGCAAAAAAGGGCACTACGAGAAGGGCAAGTACCACGACGTCCGCGAGGGCCACAAGGGCCACTACGGCGACAAAGGCCACCATGGACACAAGAGCTCCTACGGCAAGAAGGGAGGACACGAGGGAAGCTACGGCCACGACGACTACTATAAAGGACGCGACGACCATGGACGAGGAGGCTATGGTCATGACGACTACCAGGGCTACGGTCACGGCCTTGGAAACGACGACCATG TCTCAACAGCAGGTAACACAGCCGTATGCAAGGAATCCGGCTACAAGAAGTGTCCTCGAGGGGCCTACAAGTGCTGCTGTTACGGAGGATGA
- the LOC125029201 gene encoding serine/threonine-protein kinase PRP4 homolog isoform X4, translated as MFGVRWTPAALFLLLSCAGVLAGTVPSDRRDEDVVPVGVAPEASAISEASGTSEVSEASGTSEVSEASLATPGESQQVSAAVVEGDLSTSASGFGKDYKDHRGYKGSYFDKAGYKGHKGYKANKGYKGKHYGDHGKANYKGYHDKHGKNYKGHHDKHRYFGDSNKGQKGKKGHQYGSKGHHNKGHKDKGYKNVYHKEEYHRSKKFYDDKDTKKYHNKYDDHDSYYKGHKGKEYEGNQYKTNSLYNGARFLNRRLLEKLPDSSPYGNPSRHWRKQTRVRERKERRRRRDYRSLPDKRQRSRQRKRERDHRSKRSLENKNRRNKKQGRGYPCRGKTLVKAKKYLTACDGRQARKARHTSKKLRDARESNRSRRRRRGLDYLRRRERRRSVAKSRGRRESSRDRKRRQKNRKSLEKRERRKRDKDVRRRNRRHVERKPERRSQRPRRRRNERRNRGKRLKESDKRRGRRSKSRDRKNKSVERRERRQERRKREERRKKNKYQSRASRRRRETSKSNRRRKRETTRYSKRRKGGKHHDKYGKKGHYEKGKYHDVREGHKGHYGDKGHHGHKSSYGKKGGHEGSYGHDDYYKGRDDHGRGGYGHDDYQGYGHGLGNDDHAGNTAVCKESGYKKCPRGAYKCCCYGG; from the exons ATGTTCGGCGTCAGATGG ACTCCCGCCGcgctcttcctcctgctttcctGCGCGGGGGTTCTGGCGGGCACCGTGCCGTCAGACCGCAGAGACGAGGACGTCGTGCCCGTTGGTGTCGCCCCGGAAGCCTCGGCGATTTCGGAAGCCTCGGGAACTTCAGAAGTCTCGGAAGCCTCGGGAACTTCAGAAGTCTCGGAAGCCTCTCTGGCGACGCCGGGGGAGAGCCAGCAGGTTTCCGCGGCAGTGGTTGAGGGCGATCTGAGCACCTCCGCTTCGG GCTTCGGCAAGGACTACAAAGACCACAGAGGCTACAAGGGAAGCTACTTCGATAAAGCAGGCTACAAGGGACACAAGGGCTACAAAGCAAACAAAGGCTACAAAGGAAAACATTATGGCGACCACGGGAAAGCAAATTACAAG GGGTACCACGACAAGCACGGGAAGAATTACAAAGGCCATCATGACAAGCACAGATATTTTGGCGATTCCAATAAAGgtcagaaggggaagaaaggtcaCCAGTATGGATCCAAGGGCCATCACAACAAAGGTCATAAAGATAAG GGGTACAAGAATGTGTACCACAAAGAGGAGTATCATCGCAGCAAGAAGTTCTACGATGATAAGGATACCAAAAAGTACCACAACAAATACGACGATCATGATAGCTACTACAAAGGGCATAAGGGGAAGGAATACGAAGGAAATCAGTACAAG ACTAATAGTTTGTATAATGGAGCTAGATTCCTGAACCGTAGATTATTAGAGAAATTACCAGACAGTTCACCGTACGGCAATCCATCACGTCACTGGAGAAAACAAACTAGggtcagagagaggaaagaaaggagacggaggagggattACAGGAGTCTCCCCGACAAGAGGCAACGTTCgaggcaaagaaaacgagaaagggacCACAGATCAAAGAGGAGCTTAGAGAATAAAAATCGTCGTAACAAAAAACAAGGGAGAGGTTATCCATGTAGAGGTAAGACGCTGGTAAAAGCCAAGAAATATCTAACAGCGTGCGACGGCAGACAAGCGAGAAAGGCCCGCCATACTTCAAAGAAACTCCGGGATGCCAGAGAAAGTAACCGCTCACGTAGAAGGCGCAGAGGTTTAGACTATTTGCGAAGACGTGAGCGACGGCGGTCAGTTGCCAAATCAAGGGGACGAAGAGAGTCGTCGAGAGACAGAAAACGTAGACAGAAGAACCGGAAATcactggaaaagagagagagacgaaagagagacaaagacgttaggaggaggaacagaagacacGTCGAAAGGAAACCGGAAAGAAGGTCGCAAAGGCCCCGCAGACggagaaacgagagaaggaacagaggaaaACGTCTCAAAGAAAGtgacaagaggagggggaggagatcaaAATCTAGGGACCGTAAGAACAAGagcgtagagagaagagagagaaggcaggaaagaaggaaaagggaggagagaaggaaaaagaataaatatcagTCTAGGGCGTCACGGAGGAGACGAGAAACAAGCAAGAGTAACAGACGTAGGAAAAGGGAAACGACAAGATATTCTAAACGCCGAAAG GGCGGAAAACACCACGACAAGTATGGCAAAAAAGGGCACTACGAGAAGGGCAAGTACCACGACGTCCGCGAGGGCCACAAGGGCCACTACGGCGACAAAGGCCACCATGGACACAAGAGCTCCTACGGCAAGAAGGGAGGACACGAGGGAAGCTACGGCCACGACGACTACTATAAAGGACGCGACGACCATGGACGAGGAGGCTATGGTCATGACGACTACCAGGGCTACGGTCACGGCCTTGGAAACGACGACCATG CAGGTAACACAGCCGTATGCAAGGAATCCGGCTACAAGAAGTGTCCTCGAGGGGCCTACAAGTGCTGCTGTTACGGAGGATGA
- the LOC125029201 gene encoding serine/threonine-protein kinase PRP4 homolog isoform X1 has translation MFGVRWTPAALFLLLSCAGVLAGTVPSDRRDEDVVPVGVAPEASAISEASGTSEVSEASGTSEVSEASLATPGESQQVSAAVVEGDLSTSASGFGKDYKDHRGYKGSYFDKAGYKGHKGYKANKGYKGKHYGDHGKANYKGYHDKHGKNYKGHHDKHRYFGDSNKGQKGKKGHQYGSKGHHNKGHKDKGYKNVYHKEEYHRSKKFYDDKDTKKYHNKYDDHDSYYKGHKGKEYEGNQYKTNSLYNGARFLNRRLLEKLPDSSPYGNPSRHWRKQTRVRERKERRRRRDYRSLPDKRQRSRQRKRERDHRSKRSLENKNRRNKKQGRGYPCRGKTLVKAKKYLTACDGRQARKARHTSKKLRDARESNRSRRRRRGLDYLRRRERRRSVAKSRGRRESSRDRKRRQKNRKSLEKRERRKRDKDVRRRNRRHVERKPERRSQRPRRRRNERRNRGKRLKESDKRRGRRSKSRDRKNKSVERRERRQERRKREERRKKNKYQSRASRRRRETSKSNRRRKRETTRYSKRRKGGKHHDKYGKKGHYEKGKYHDVREGHKGHYGDKGHHGHKSSYGKKGGHEGSYGHDDYYKGRDDHGRGGYGHDDYQGYGHGLGNDDHGHSHHGSYGSHSSVNPVTSSAAARPAPASLSYRSSPAAIYPSPAASLSPSLVAPPPPAAVLPPAQRARHAPHTFETFGDFARFS, from the exons ATGTTCGGCGTCAGATGG ACTCCCGCCGcgctcttcctcctgctttcctGCGCGGGGGTTCTGGCGGGCACCGTGCCGTCAGACCGCAGAGACGAGGACGTCGTGCCCGTTGGTGTCGCCCCGGAAGCCTCGGCGATTTCGGAAGCCTCGGGAACTTCAGAAGTCTCGGAAGCCTCGGGAACTTCAGAAGTCTCGGAAGCCTCTCTGGCGACGCCGGGGGAGAGCCAGCAGGTTTCCGCGGCAGTGGTTGAGGGCGATCTGAGCACCTCCGCTTCGG GCTTCGGCAAGGACTACAAAGACCACAGAGGCTACAAGGGAAGCTACTTCGATAAAGCAGGCTACAAGGGACACAAGGGCTACAAAGCAAACAAAGGCTACAAAGGAAAACATTATGGCGACCACGGGAAAGCAAATTACAAG GGGTACCACGACAAGCACGGGAAGAATTACAAAGGCCATCATGACAAGCACAGATATTTTGGCGATTCCAATAAAGgtcagaaggggaagaaaggtcaCCAGTATGGATCCAAGGGCCATCACAACAAAGGTCATAAAGATAAG GGGTACAAGAATGTGTACCACAAAGAGGAGTATCATCGCAGCAAGAAGTTCTACGATGATAAGGATACCAAAAAGTACCACAACAAATACGACGATCATGATAGCTACTACAAAGGGCATAAGGGGAAGGAATACGAAGGAAATCAGTACAAG ACTAATAGTTTGTATAATGGAGCTAGATTCCTGAACCGTAGATTATTAGAGAAATTACCAGACAGTTCACCGTACGGCAATCCATCACGTCACTGGAGAAAACAAACTAGggtcagagagaggaaagaaaggagacggaggagggattACAGGAGTCTCCCCGACAAGAGGCAACGTTCgaggcaaagaaaacgagaaagggacCACAGATCAAAGAGGAGCTTAGAGAATAAAAATCGTCGTAACAAAAAACAAGGGAGAGGTTATCCATGTAGAGGTAAGACGCTGGTAAAAGCCAAGAAATATCTAACAGCGTGCGACGGCAGACAAGCGAGAAAGGCCCGCCATACTTCAAAGAAACTCCGGGATGCCAGAGAAAGTAACCGCTCACGTAGAAGGCGCAGAGGTTTAGACTATTTGCGAAGACGTGAGCGACGGCGGTCAGTTGCCAAATCAAGGGGACGAAGAGAGTCGTCGAGAGACAGAAAACGTAGACAGAAGAACCGGAAATcactggaaaagagagagagacgaaagagagacaaagacgttaggaggaggaacagaagacacGTCGAAAGGAAACCGGAAAGAAGGTCGCAAAGGCCCCGCAGACggagaaacgagagaaggaacagaggaaaACGTCTCAAAGAAAGtgacaagaggagggggaggagatcaaAATCTAGGGACCGTAAGAACAAGagcgtagagagaagagagagaaggcaggaaagaaggaaaagggaggagagaaggaaaaagaataaatatcagTCTAGGGCGTCACGGAGGAGACGAGAAACAAGCAAGAGTAACAGACGTAGGAAAAGGGAAACGACAAGATATTCTAAACGCCGAAAG GGCGGAAAACACCACGACAAGTATGGCAAAAAAGGGCACTACGAGAAGGGCAAGTACCACGACGTCCGCGAGGGCCACAAGGGCCACTACGGCGACAAAGGCCACCATGGACACAAGAGCTCCTACGGCAAGAAGGGAGGACACGAGGGAAGCTACGGCCACGACGACTACTATAAAGGACGCGACGACCATGGACGAGGAGGCTATGGTCATGACGACTACCAGGGCTACGGTCACGGCCTTGGAAACGACGACCATG ggcACAGCCACCACGGCAGCTACGGGTCCCACTCCAGCGTCAATCCCGTCACGTCTTCTGCGGCCGCTCGCCCTGCACCAGCCAGCTTGTCGTACCGATCTTCTCCTGCTGCGATCTACCCTTCCCctgctgcctccctctccccgtccttggtagctcctcctccccctgctgcAGTCTTGCCCCCGGCACAGAGGGCAAGGCACGCCCCGCACACCTTCGAGACCTTCGGAGACTTCGCCAGATTCTCGTAG
- the LOC125029201 gene encoding histidine-rich glycoprotein-like isoform X5: MFGVRWTPAALFLLLSCAGVLAGTVPSDRRDEDVVPVGVAPEASAISEASGTSEVSEASGTSEVSEASLATPGESQQVSAAVVEGDLSTSASGFGKDYKDHRGYKGSYFDKAGYKGHKGYKANKGYKGKHYGDHGKANYKGYHDKHGKNYKGHHDKHRYFGDSNKGQKGKKGHQYGSKGHHNKGHKDKGYKNVYHKEEYHRSKKFYDDKDTKKYHNKYDDHDSYYKGHKGKEYEGNQYKGGKHHDKYGKKGHYEKGKYHDVREGHKGHYGDKGHHGHKSSYGKKGGHEGSYGHDDYYKGRDDHGRGGYGHDDYQGYGHGLGNDDHGHSHHGSYGSHSSVNPVTSSAAARPAPASLSYRSSPAAIYPSPAASLSPSLVAPPPPAAVLPPAQRARHAPHTFETFGDFARFS, translated from the exons ATGTTCGGCGTCAGATGG ACTCCCGCCGcgctcttcctcctgctttcctGCGCGGGGGTTCTGGCGGGCACCGTGCCGTCAGACCGCAGAGACGAGGACGTCGTGCCCGTTGGTGTCGCCCCGGAAGCCTCGGCGATTTCGGAAGCCTCGGGAACTTCAGAAGTCTCGGAAGCCTCGGGAACTTCAGAAGTCTCGGAAGCCTCTCTGGCGACGCCGGGGGAGAGCCAGCAGGTTTCCGCGGCAGTGGTTGAGGGCGATCTGAGCACCTCCGCTTCGG GCTTCGGCAAGGACTACAAAGACCACAGAGGCTACAAGGGAAGCTACTTCGATAAAGCAGGCTACAAGGGACACAAGGGCTACAAAGCAAACAAAGGCTACAAAGGAAAACATTATGGCGACCACGGGAAAGCAAATTACAAG GGGTACCACGACAAGCACGGGAAGAATTACAAAGGCCATCATGACAAGCACAGATATTTTGGCGATTCCAATAAAGgtcagaaggggaagaaaggtcaCCAGTATGGATCCAAGGGCCATCACAACAAAGGTCATAAAGATAAG GGGTACAAGAATGTGTACCACAAAGAGGAGTATCATCGCAGCAAGAAGTTCTACGATGATAAGGATACCAAAAAGTACCACAACAAATACGACGATCATGATAGCTACTACAAAGGGCATAAGGGGAAGGAATACGAAGGAAATCAGTACAAG GGCGGAAAACACCACGACAAGTATGGCAAAAAAGGGCACTACGAGAAGGGCAAGTACCACGACGTCCGCGAGGGCCACAAGGGCCACTACGGCGACAAAGGCCACCATGGACACAAGAGCTCCTACGGCAAGAAGGGAGGACACGAGGGAAGCTACGGCCACGACGACTACTATAAAGGACGCGACGACCATGGACGAGGAGGCTATGGTCATGACGACTACCAGGGCTACGGTCACGGCCTTGGAAACGACGACCATG ggcACAGCCACCACGGCAGCTACGGGTCCCACTCCAGCGTCAATCCCGTCACGTCTTCTGCGGCCGCTCGCCCTGCACCAGCCAGCTTGTCGTACCGATCTTCTCCTGCTGCGATCTACCCTTCCCctgctgcctccctctccccgtccttggtagctcctcctccccctgctgcAGTCTTGCCCCCGGCACAGAGGGCAAGGCACGCCCCGCACACCTTCGAGACCTTCGGAGACTTCGCCAGATTCTCGTAG